From Coffea arabica cultivar ET-39 chromosome 2e, Coffea Arabica ET-39 HiFi, whole genome shotgun sequence, the proteins below share one genomic window:
- the LOC113730518 gene encoding ATP synthase small subunit 6-A, mitochondrial has translation MRKFDPWPVFFRREWNRCWPFLVGFAVTGTIITKLSLSLTEEDAKNSPFVQRHKKH, from the exons ATGAGGAAATTTGATCCGTGGCCGGTGTTTTTCAGGAGAGAATGGAATCGGTGCTGGCCTTTCCTCGTCGGCTTCGCTGTCACTGGCACCATCATCACTAAGTTGTCCCTCAGCCTCACCG AGGAGGACGCCAAGAACTCTCCGTTTGTGCAGAGGCACAAGAAACACTGA
- the LOC113730517 gene encoding histone H4, with translation MSGRGKGGKGLGKGGAKRHRKVLRDNIQGITKPAIRRLARRGGVKRISGLIYEETRGVLKIFLENVIRDAVTYTEHARRKTVTAMDVVYALKRQGRTLYGFGG, from the coding sequence ATGTCAGGCCGTGGAAAGGGAGGCAAGGGATTGGGCAAGGGAGGAGCAAAGCGCCACCGTAAGGTGCTCCGAGATAACATTCAGGGCATCACGAAGCCGGCAATTCGGAGGCTGGCTAGAAGGGGTGGAGTGAAGAGAATCAGTGGGCTGATCTACGAGGAGACCAGAGGGGTTCTTAAGATCTTCTTGGAGAATGTGATTCGCGACGCCGTCACTTACACAGAGCACGCTAGGAGGAAGACCGTCACCGCCATGGATGTAGTTTACGCTTTGAAGAGGCAGGGCAGGACTCTCTATGGCTTCGGTGGTTGA